The following nucleotide sequence is from Bos taurus isolate L1 Dominette 01449 registration number 42190680 breed Hereford chromosome 3, ARS-UCD2.0, whole genome shotgun sequence.
AAGGGGTGGCCTGGCAAGGCTGGCCAGTGTGTATTGTCCAGTGTCCTGCTGATACTGATAGATAAGAGTATTTAGTGCATCCTTCTGTGTATCCCCTTTGAAGTTTCCCAGAGGGTGGAGTGCCTATTTAGAATTCTAATTAGTCAGTGAAATACTTGGAAACTGAGAAGCATTTTGTAACTTTCTTCCTGGTATTAAGAATGATTGATTGACATTAATGGAGCAACAACTTGGTGCAAAATTCTGCCCAGCATAGAACTGCCTGGATTTAGTTAGGAACTCTGTGCCCCACCCTGCTCTACTAGGAGGTCTGTATTTGCATGTTAAAAGCAGCAGAGCAGCTGGGTCCTGGAGAGAGAGCTGTGTCTCTCCTCTAGCTTGTTGAGACAGGAGGTCCAAGATACTCACAGGCTGCTTGCTTTGTGCCACAGCTTGGCCAGAGAGGCCCTGCTCGTTAACTTGATGGAGTGTGCTGTCTCCCAAGATGGGTGGTCCTTCTCTGCCAGTATATGGTGTTGGCTCAAATCACTTGGCCTAGAGAAAAGAGGCTTGGCAGGGGTAGAGGTTGGAGTTTGGAGGGGACTGGTGGGGAAAAGTCCCTGACAATAGCCTCAGGTTATGGCTGAATTAGTTAGGAAGCAGCTGAACTGGCAAAGCCAGCATGGCAGCCAGCAAGACTGGCAGCTTCATGGCACCTGACTGTGTCACCTGCCAGTAGCTTACCACATGCTCCTGCCCTTTGGTTTTGTTCTTCTTAGCTCCTGAAGGGAAACGATCCTCAGGCCTGACAGCTGTTTGGGTTGCTCGAAATCGGTTTGCTGTCCTAGATCGGATGCATTCGGTGAGTTAAGACTAAAAAGGGAAATTAATTTGGGGAGTGTGGTGGCATTGACCTCTGTATTGCAAAATGAAGAGCAtgatttttctcttattctcCCTTGGGCAGCTGTTTTCCTGTGTATTGGCTTCTTTCTcctaaaaaaagtgaaagtgttagtcccttgGTTGTGTCCCCACGGACACAACAAAGCGTTAGtcccctttgcgaccccacgcactgcagcctgccaggcatctctgtccatgggattctccaagcaagaagaaGTAGGAgtaggtaacctttcccttctccaggggatcttcccgacccagggattgaacccaggtcttctgtactgcaggcagattctttaccgtctgagccaccagggaaaccctctttCTCCTTAGTTCTACCCCACAccccttggggaaaaaaaggccTTAAAATTGATTTGATTGGGTGGAGGATCACTGTGGCTCTGGGCTTAAGAACCAAGCTAAACTCACTCTTGATAACACAGGGGCCAAAGAAACATCAAATTTGAAATAGGTGAGCTGGTAagtcccagtggttaggacttagtGCTTTTACTGCCGGGgccagagttcagtccctggtcagagaactaagatcccgcaagccgtGCAGCTTGGGCctgtccccctgccccacccccccgccccaaatAGGTGAGCTGGATAAGGAGTAGATCCTCTGCCTTATCCTACTACATCCAttggtatttaaaatataatggatTCTAAAAGAGTTAAGCAAAGCTCTctcaagaaaatatttaacaaaaatttaagCCCCAGAAGTGCTCTGTTCTCTCTCTGGTTGATTAAGGAATTCAGATTTTAGTTAGACTTAGGATATTTCaattgaagaaaaaagaagggcTATTAAGACCCTATCAAGAGGATCTTAGCTAGAGTGGTCTACATATAGTGGTGATTGACCTGgacagccagaaaaagaaaacaaatggtttATCAAAGCTGAGGAATAATTGCTAAGGGACATTGTCACCTGTCGTCATCTTACATGTATTCCTCTTAACCCCACCTTTTATACTCATTTCAGCTTCTGATCAAGAATCTAAAGAATGAGATCACCAAAAAGGTACAGGTGCCTAACTGCGATGAGATTTTTTATGCTGGCACAGGCAACCTCCTGCTTCGAGATGCAGAATCCATCACGCtctttgatgtacagcagaagcGGTAACATGTCAGATATCCCTAAGCAGACAGGTTTATAGTGGGGGAGGGTGGAAATCTTTAGTGGGAGCTTTTTTCCCCAAGTGAGTTTGACTTGTGGCTTGGCCAATTTTTGTGCTATAATTCCAAGGCTCTTTCTCATCAGTTTTTTCCCTCTGTGATCACCCTCCatcctgtacacacacacacaacaagcGTTACAAGGGGCTTGTTAATTTGTTTTCAGAGCATTTATCTGAACAAAGATTGCTCTTGGGACTTAGAATAGGATCACAGGAATGAATGGCATAGTTCCTGTACTTAACAGAGCTTATGGTGCAGTGGTGAAAATAGACATACACAAGTTCCTAATAACACATGGGAATGAGGGTCAGGGAGTTGAGGAAGGTGGAAGTGTACAGTGTGAGCCAAAATATTTGTCACCGAACTGTAATACAAAAATGCTTATTTGGTGTTAAGAAAttagggggagaatggatacatatgtatatatggctgagtccctttgccagTCACTTGAAACTgccacaacattgtcaatcaggTATACCAtagtacaaaatgtttttggtgttaaaaaattaattaaatgctaaaaaaaaaaaaaaaagagagaaattagggTTTACATTAATTTGAAGATGAAGAGGCGGTAAGTCATAACCTGGAACAAGGGGATCAGACCCACTCATGTTTGCCCTTCTCTCTATCCCAGGACTCTGGCATCTGTGAAGATTTCCAAGGTGAAATATGTTATCTGGTCAGCAGACATGTCCCATGTAGCACTACTGGCCAAACATGGTAAGTCTTGATTATATCCACCCTGATTTGAGACCAGCCCCTCCCTCCCCGTCCCTGCCAGCCTACTTCACTCACCCTGTCCAGCAGAGCACTCATGTCCTATGCCTCTTACAGCCATTGTGATCTGTAACCGCAAACTGGAGGCTCTATGTAACATTCATGAGAACATTCGTGTCAAGAGTGGGGCCTGGGATGAGAGTGGGGTATTTATCTATACCACAAGCAACCACATCAAATATGCTGTCACCACTGGGTAAGTTAATTATCTGaaatacagaatgggagaaagtggCTTCTGAAAATCACTATCCTGTCTCAAGAGACATACTGAAGTCCTCCTTGAACTGTCTTTATGGAAAAGCATTGTTTGGCATATATGTGCTGGAGGCATCAGAACATTCTTTTTTCAGCTGTTTTAAAATTGTgtgaaatatgacacaaatatagaaaattatataggttataaatatatgaaatagcAAACAGTTATATAATGAACATCTGTGTAACTGCCACCCGAGttaagaaatagaacatttcCCTTTGCCATGTGGTCCCTATTGATCACAACTCTCTCTCTTCACCACACAAAGAAAACGTTATTCTGACTTTTATGATAatttcttccttgcttttctttgcaattttaccaccattattttatcaataaaataatgatttaattTTGCCTGCTTTTGAACTTCATATTAATTAAGTCAtgctgaatatattttatattttgcttgttttgctCAATATATTGTTtgtaagattcatccatgttatagctctaatttatttgttttcattgttgtatAATACTCGCTTATATGAATATAGCACAGTTTATCAGTTCTATACTAGACCAATAGTTGGGCGATTTCTAGGTTTTGGCTATTAGGAACAATGTTCTTTTAAACATTCTTACATGTACTCTGGTTCATATGCACATATATTGCTCTAGGGCGTTTCCCGCGAGCAGAATTGCTGGGTCGTAGAACACGCTTATCTTCACATTTGCTCACTAATGTGAAAGAGTGGTTTTAGCAATTTGCATGCCCCCCAGCATTGTATAAAAGTTTCCTTGCTTGTCACCCTGGCGGGCACTTGCCTTTGTCAGACTCATTTTTGACTGGCAGATATGGGATGTATTTTGTAATTTTACGTTGCTATTATCTGATTCCCAAGGAGATTAGACAACTTTTTTTATTTAGCCATCCATCAGTATTTCCTTTCTTATGAATTTTGTTCAaggcttttatctttcatttaaatAAGTTATCCTTGTTCTTTTATTATAGGAGTTCTTTATTTATCTGAACATCAGTCCTTTTGACGGCAGTGTATTGCAAGTACTAATATCACCTCCCATTCTGCtgcatatttttttattcttttgagatCCTTTAATGAACAGAAGTTCTTAATGTAGTTGAGTTTATGCACCTTATCATTTATGGATATCAAGTTTTGTGTCCTAGTTAAGAAATCTTTATTGACTCCAAGATCATAAGAACATTCTTTTACCTTTCCTATGACAActttatagttttgccttttgcatctagGTCTATAATCTACCTgaagttgatttttgtatatggtataaagTGTAGTGGGCTCAGCTTTCCTTTTTCATAAGGACactcagggagaaggcaatggcaccccactccagtactcttgcctggaaaatcccatggacggaggagcctggtaggctgccgtccttggggtcacaaagagtcggacctgactgagtgacttcactttcacttttccctttcatgcagtggagaaggaaatggcaacccactccagtgtccttgcctggagaatcccagggacgggggagcctggtgggctgctgtctatggggtcgcaaagggtcggacatgactgaatcgacttagcagcagcagcagcagcagcgtgtatTGAAAAATACCAACTTTTCCCCATAGTTCTGCAGAGCCATCTTTGTGATATATGAATCACGtttacagaaatgcaaagatCTGTTTTCTTGTGGTCTTTTGTCTATCTGCGATCGAATTCTGCACTGTCTTGAGTGTTATAGTTTTGTAAGTCTTTACATCtggtaaaagaaagtgaaagtgttagtctctcaattgtgtctgactgtttgtgactctggggactatagcccccaggctcctctgtccatggaattctccaggcaagaatgttggagtgggttgccatagtaGGTCCACAAAtcttttccactttatttttagtttattaggctattttcaaataatttgaaCTTCtctattgtatttttgttttctatttcttaatttctaCTATTGgctttattcttttccttccaagtatattctttgttttaacttttaaaagaacaataaagTCTTTGAGATGGATACTTATTAATTTTTAGTCTTTCTCCTAATATTAAACATATAGAGCTCATTAATTTTTGAGTATTCTTCTAATATGTGTGTACTTAACACTATAAATTATCCTTCAAGTATTGTGTTAGCTATAGTCATAAGTTTTCATttgtaaacttttaatttttgtttagtttAAAACATTACATGCTTTGCATCATTTCTTTGTATGTCAGAAGTCGTCACACGTACCTGTCTTCTACTTTCACTTATAGCTTATAAGGAAGGATTTAGCTGTTGATAGTAGTCTagtggtgcttccctggtggctcagcagtaaaagaatctgcctgcagtgcaggagacccgggttcagtccctgggtctggaagatcccctgaaggagggcatgccaacccaatccagtactcttccctagagaatcccatggacagaggagcctgacaggctacagtccctagcatcagagagttgggcacaactgaagtgactaagcagtagcagcagcggGCTAGTGATTATATATCAGAACTTAAGATTTTTAACTTTCAGGTCTGGTTCTGATAGCTGTGTCTCTTAGACTGTAGAGTATTAGCTTATAAAGAGAAATCATACCATCTGCCCCACCTTTTCCCACTTCACACAAGAGAATCAAATAAGTCTGGCATTTAGTTCTGCTGTTTTTTGACTCACTTCACATCTATACCATTGTTCAAATGGCACTTGAGAAAGGGGTAATGAGAAGATAAAAGATTAGGTCCTAGACTTGTCTTACTTCCTTATAGGCTGGGTTTACCCATGCATTTGCTGAAAATTGTGCTCTTCAACTCTTATTCTCAGGGACTACGGGATCATCCGAACTCTGGATTTACCTATCTACGTCACGCGGGTGAAGGGCAACAATGTATATTGCCTGGACAGGGAGTGTCGTCCTCGGGTGCTCACCATTGATCCCACTGAGTTCAAGTTCAAACTGGCCCTGATCAACAGAAAATATGACGAGGTATGAAATGAGGAAGCATATTAGGAGTATTGAGAGGGGCAGTGCTCCTTTTTTCCTATAAATGATCTCTATTTCCTGCCTACCCCACCCCAAATGTCTAGGTGCTACACATGGTGAGAAATGCGAAACTTGTAGGCCAGTCTATCATTGCTTATCTTCAGAAGAAGGGATATCCTGAAGTGGCACTGCATTTCGTCAAGGATGAAAAAACTCGCTTTAGTCTGGCACTGGAGTGTGGAAACATTGAGGTGAGAGAAGTAGGGTTATAAGCCCCTACTTTGTTGCAGAGGAGGCGAGGGGGTTACGGTGGCCTTGGGAAGACATTACTCTGGGCTTGCTTCTTCAGCCAATGtaatgaattttaggattttttaagTTGTGGAGCCATCTTCCTGTTGCTTATTTGCCCATTTTTGCTTCTGCCACAGCATTTCTACTGTTGTTGTCATTCTGAGTTAGTCTGAATTCAATAACTTTTACAACAGAAGCATGATAGGATAGAATTAGAAAAATCTCATTATTTCCTTGACATTGATTTGCCGATTGGCTGCTTGGATGAAGGAACACTTACTAAATGTTGAGGTGTAGAGTctgtaaacattatttttaagtggGTGGAAATAGTTCTGAACTTCCTTCTTCCATTACTTCTTCTGAGGAGCCACACTGTTCGTCAGACCTGGCAGATAGGAAATATGATAGCTAAGCAACAATTGACTGTATGAAATCAGTAACTGCTAGAAGATGATTTTGTTGTAAATTTCTGAGGAGGAAGATAATATGATCTGACACTTTGATCCATGGATCCTAAGGGATCCCATTTGTTGATTGAATTTTCAGTAGAATTACTGAAAGCAAAGCTAGGTGGAATGAAGTATAAAGAGTTGCTTGGAAGATTTATTTAGAGATGGACATTTTGTCTGCAGACTCTGGTTTTCAGTCATAATAACCTCCAACTTGTTAACTCTAATCCTGGGGATTCTTTAGATTGCTCTGGAAGCAGCCAAAGCACTAGATGACAAGAACTGCTGGGAAAAGCTGGGAGAGGTGGCCTTACTACAGGGGAACCACCAGATTGTGGAAATGTGTTATCAGCGCACCAAAAACTTTGACAAACTTTCCTTCTTGTACCTTATCACTGGCAACCTAGAGAAACTTCGCAAGATGATGAAGATTGGTAAGACCCCAGAAACTAAGGATGGGAAGAGGGGTCTTTGTGGGGAGGAAGACGGCAAATAGAGGCAAGAGAGAACTTGAGAGAGAAGACCTAACTGAGTGCCTCTTACTGTCTTGGTGCAGCTGAGATACGAAAGGACATGAGTGGCCATTATCAGAATGCCCTTTACCTGGGAGATGTGTCCGAGCGGGTGCGGATCCTGAAGAACTGTGGGCAGAGTAAGTATCCAGAACTcacatggggtggggggtggcctcAGGAAGTACTTTCTTTATGGCAAGTTATTCATGTATAGTGGTGAGGGGATTTCCTTCATTGCACATTTTTCAGAAGAGACCGCATGCTCCTACCATGCTCAGAAGACTTTCTTCAAAGCCAAATGGAGGGACGGCCAGAAAATATAGTTTCTGTAGACACTGGTAGGAAAATAGCTAATATCACTGGGAAAGTGGGTTTTAAAAGGTCCTGGAGCAGATACTATAGTAAATGTAGTTGGTTGAATGCCATTAGAGTTTTATTATTTACTTCAAGTCTGGGGGTTTtactcatatatttattttatatttaagggATATTTTTTGAGAACCCACGGTATATACCAAGCATCACACTAGCACTTGAGATACATTAGGGAATAAGAAAGGTGAAAGATGTGGTTTGGACCAAGGTGCTGCCTGTGAACAGCTGAGCAGTGGTCAGATTTGGCATATATTTTAAAGGTTGAACCAACATAATTTGTTGAAGGGGACTGATGTGGgatgtgaaagagaagagaaaggaatgagTTCAAGGTTCTTGTTAACACTGATAGATCTTAAGGATAAGCAACTGTTTTAGTTATTTATCACTGTATAGCTAGTTACCCAAAACAGTagtttaaaacaataaacattggTTATCTCAGTTTGCAGTGTGACTTAGCTGAGAGCCTCTGGCTCACTAGCTTTCATTAGGCTGCAATCAAGGTGTTGGCCAAGACTGCAGACTTCTCAAGGCTCGAGTGGAGGAGGATCCACTCCCATGTTCACCGTGTGGCTGTGGGCAAGCCTTGGGTCCTCGCTGGCTATCTGCTGGAAGACGTCAGTTTTCTGCTATGTAGGCTTTTCCATAGGGCGGTTCACAGTATGGCAGCTGGTTTCCCTTAGAGCAGGTGGGGCCCCTCAGATTAAGCCGTATCTTTGTATGCTGATTTCACAAATGACATCCCATCATTTCTCCCACGTGCTGTTCCTTAGAAGTGAGTCCATAAGTCCAGCCCACACTTAAGGGAAGCGGATTATGCCAGGACTTGAATACCAGGAGGCTGACATCAGGATGCTGATGGTACACTTGGAAATGTACCTTTACCACAAAGTCTGTTTTCTTCACAGAGTCACTGGCCTATCTCACAGCTGCTACCCACGGCTTAGACGAAGAAGCTGAGAGCCTGAAGGAGACATTTGACCCAGAGAAGGAGACAGTGAGTCTTTATGTAAAGTGTCTCTGATTACAGGATTAACTCTGATATCTTGGGACTATTTAAActtacaaggggcttccctggtggctcagaggttaaagcgactgcctgcaatgcgggagacctgggttcaatccttgggtcaggaagatcccctggagaaggaaatggcaaacccactgcagtattcttgcctggagaatcccatgggcggaggagcctggtgggctacagtccatggggtcacaaagagtcggacacgactgagcaacttcactttcactttcaaacttatAAATGTCACTCCCACTGAGATCAAAAGAAGCTCCACAACCTCCCCTACAATGTTCCTGAGAGCTGTTTGCTTTTAACCTTCTCTTGCCTTCCAGATCCCCGACATTGACCCtaatgccaagttgcttcagccaCCTGCACCCATCATGCCGTTGGATACCAACTGGCCCTTACTGACTGTGTCCAAAGGGTTCTTCGAGGGCTCCATTGCCAGCAAGGGTAGATGTCCACTTCTTCCATAGCATTTTTGTTGTGTGCTTGTTTTGTGAGAAACTGTTCTAGAGAGTACCCTTAGCCATAATGTCCTTTccatctattcttttttctgtgtGACGCCTCATGGAGCACTGAAATGCCAATCAGAGTTATTGTACagccttttaaaaactgaataaaatcaTGCTGAGAtcatgaaaattcagaaaataggAGGGAAAGAGGTCTCTTGGTTCATGCTTCTAACAACCACTGTTAACTTTCGGTGTATTTTCTTAGGTTTTACCATATATGTAGTCATACTCTCCATTCTGTGTTTTATCATTCATGACATACAATCTTAAGATACAAACCTCAGCTGCCTCAATTCTGTCATGTGACTATACTCACTGCCACTCATCTTTACACTGTTTTCTTGGAAAAGTCTACTAATTTGTTTCTTCCGAGTTTCTTGGCAACTAAGAGCCTACTTAAATAGACCTTGGGCATTTTGTACCCAGCACTGCTCTTTCGTCCATATCCTCCCCTCTAACCTTTGTCCTCACACCCTGTTTACACAGTAGTGGTGCTAACTTAGCAAAGATCTCAGCAAGAAATGCCAAGAATTGGTACCGAAGGCTGGTTAGGAAAAGATTGTTTAAGAGGCAGTTTTTGCTAGCAGGAAGGTCAGTTGTTTTCATCTCTCTTCTATTCCTTCATTCTGTGAAACCTATGCTAACCTGCAAGTTAGCATGACATAGATAccacaaaaacaaataataaacaaaaacagTAAGTAGACAAAGCATTGGCACCTGCTTCTTAGGGATACATCTTGCCTGCAGAGGAGGCCGAATCTCAGAGTTAACCGACTATAACCAGCTCCTTTCTGTCCCTTCCCACTGTAGGGAAGGGAGGCGCGCTGGCTGCTGACATTGACATTGACACTGTTGGTActgagggctggggagaggaTGCTGAGCTGCAGCTGGATGAAGGTAAGATGCTCATCTCGGGCTGTTCTGGGCAGATGGGCTCCTTGGAGTGGGACTGGGCTGTGGGCAGTTCTGCAGGGTCCTGGACCATGGGATCCCAACATTTTTCTTGCCTTTGGCTAAAATTGTCATGTTGCAAATCTATTTTGTGCCTGGATTTTCCTTACAGATGGGTTTGTAGAGGCTACAGAAGGTTTGGGGGATGATGCTCTTGGCAAGGGACAAGAAGAAGGAGGTGGCTGGGATGTGGAAGAAGATCTGGAGCTTCCTCCTGAGCTGGTAAGTGGAATTCTCACCCTTGTATGGTTCTCTCCATTTACCCCTGTGGAGGTCAGCAGCCTTGTCACCCCCCGACCCCTGTCCTAAGGACCCCAAAAGGGCGGAGATCTAGATCCTCCTAATCTGCTCTTTATCTCCCACTTGAAAGATAGAAGAACATAACTAGGGTTGTACAGTGGCAGCTTATGAAAAGGCAGCAAGCTTTTTTGTTTGAATTGGAACTTTTCGTATATAGCTTTTGTTACAACTACTGAAATTTCTACTATTTTGAGAATCATCTTCCACAACCACCACCCCTCACCAGCAGAGGCTGGGAATAAGATAGTTTTGTTTAGATTTATCaggacaaattgatgcttttgaagcatcaattgaagaattgatgcttttgaactgtggtggtggagaggactcttgagagtccgttggactgcaaggagatccaaccagtccattctaaaggaaatcagtcctgagtattcattggaaggaatgatgctgaagctgaaactccaatactttggccacctgatgcaaagagctgactcattggaaaagaccctgatgctgggaaaagattgaaggtgggaggagaaggggacgacagaggatgagatcgttggatggcatcaccgactcattgggcatgagtttgagtagacggggagttggtgatggacagggaggcctggcgtgctacagtccatgggatcgcaaagagttggatgctactgtgcgactgaactgaactgatcaggaCAAATTGCTTGAATGCCTTAAAAAATGactcatttctctttttcccctaGGATATACCCCCTGGGGCAGCTGGGGGAGCTGAGGATGGGTTCTTTGTGCCCCCAACCAAGGGAACCAGCCCAACTCAGGTAAGCAGAGAAATACAGCCCTGGAGGGGTAAATGTTTGTGAGGTGGCTATACTTGATTACATGTGTAAAGAATATTGACACTCTTCTGTTACAGATATAGAGTAGGATTGTTGGGAAGAGAAAGAGCAAAAGTTCACTTGTCTTGGGTTTTCTGTTCCTTGTTAGATCTGGTGTAATAACTCTCAGCTTCCAGTTGATCACATCCTGGCCGGCTCTTTTGAAACAGCCATGCGAGTGAGTCTTAAAGTTACCTTGGCCTTCACCGAATGTGCCTGGGGTCCCAGGGGGATGGCTGACTCATCTTAACCAGATGGAAATTATTATACCCACAAGGGCAGAGGTGTATATGTATCACCTCTCATCTGCTTTCAGTACGGCTTAGTAATCTCTTAAAGAGGATTCTTCCAGCCATTTTCCACTGGTTTATAGCCTGCTTTCTGGCTCACATCAATGAAGTCAGCACCCCTTCACCCCTTCATGAACAGGTGTATGTTTTGAACACTAAGCCATGTGCTGTGGTAGCAATAACAGTACCAACAGCTGCAGCAACCACTAACATCTAATGTTGACTGTTTGCCAGTCACTATCATGAATGCTTTATGGGTATTATTTAATGAAGTAGGtcctataattaaatataatttattgatGAGGAACCAAGTAGAGAGAACTTAAATACCTTGCCCAGGGTCAACTAGTTTTTAAGTAGCAGAGCTCAGATCCTTATGTTTTCTTCCTCTTGTATTCCAGCTCCTTCACGACCAAGTAGGGGTAACCCAGTTTGGCCCCTACAAGCAACTGTTCCTGCAGACCTATGCCCGAGGCCGCACCACCTATCAGGCTCTGCCCTGCCTGCCCTCCATGTATGGCTATCCTAATCGCAATTGGTAAGGCCCCTTGCTTCTCTCTGTTCCAGCTTGTGGTAGATATTTCAGATGGTAGCCTCAGGGAATATCAGCATTGTCCCAGAGCTGATGTTTCCTAGTAGGAAAAGATCTTTGACTTGGCACTTTTCCCTGGCTTTTTTCACTGTAGGCTGTTGTGATCATGTTTCCAGAAGAAGTTAGGTTGAGGTGGGCTCCTAATCATCCTgtcttctttctacttttctctttcaGGAAGGATGCAGGGCTGAAGAACGGTGTACCAGCTGTGGGCCTGAAGCTTAATGACCTCATCCAACGGTTGCAGCTGTGCTACCAGCTCACCACAGTTGGCAAGTTTGAGGAGGCTGTGGAAAAATTCCGGTCCATTTTACTCAGCGTGCCACTTCTTGTTGTAGACAATAAACAAGAGATTGCAGAGGTGAGAGCAGTCTAGCTGCTTGTCACAGTGCTAGGCACCCCCCCAGTCGTGCATCTGTACCGTGACCTTCTTTTGTCCCCTATCTCCAGGCTCAGCAGCTTATCACCATTTGCCGTGAGTACATTGTGGGTTTgtccatggagacagaaaggaagaaactgcCCAAGGAAACTCTAGAACAGCAGAAGCGCATCTGTGAGGTAAGACCTCTGAGCAGTACAGAGGCATCCTCCCTTATACCctctgaatgaataaatagtaagtcacttcagtcgtgtccgactctttgcgaccctctggactgtagcccgccaggctcctctgtccatgggattctcaaggcaagaatactggagtgggttgccatttctgtctccaggggatcttccctacccagggatcgaaccagggtctcttacctctcctgccctggcaggtgggttctttactgctagtgccacctgggaagcctctatgGAGTCTGAATTCTTTAGGTCTCAATGTGGGGAGTAAGAGAAATTTGGGCCTGTTTCTGTGACAATAGAATGTATTTCTCCACCTTTCTTTCTCATCCCATAAGTTCTCTATAACTAGGAggcagaagctttctctgttttaTAGCCAGTCTGGTTTTTATTtggttgttttgttgtgtttttaatgCATGTGTAACAACTTATAAATGATCTAGcctagctttagcatcagcctgACATGTTCCTCCTTCTGTCCACCAGATGGCAGCCTATTTCACCCACTCAAACCTGCAGCCAGTGCACATGATCCTGGTGTTGCGTACAGCCCTCAACCTCTTCTTCAAGCTCAAGAACTTCAGGACTGCTGCCGCCTTTGCTCGGCGCCTGTTGGAACTCGGGCCCAAGCCGGAGGTGGCTCAACAGGTATATGGGAACTCCTTCAGTGAGCATAGGAGAACTGGATCTCCTCTTACATGGAGGGGGTCAAAGA
It contains:
- the COPA gene encoding coatomer subunit alpha isoform X1, yielding MLTKFETKSARVKGLSFHPKRPWILTSLHNGVIQLWDYRMCTLIDKFDEHDGPVRGIDFHKQQPLFVSGGDDYKIKVWNYKLRRCLFTLLGHLDYIRTTFFHHEYPWILSASDDQTIRVWNWQSRTCVCVLTGHNHYVMCAQFHPSEDLVVSASLDQTVRVWDISGLRKKNLSPGAVESDVRGITGVDLFGTTDAVVKHVLEGHDRGVNWAAFHPTMPLIVSGADDRQVKIWRMNESKAWEVDTCRGHYNNVSCAVFHPRQELILSNSEDKSIRVWDMSKRTGVQTFRRDHDRFWVLAAHPNLNLFAAGHDGGMIVFKLERERPAYAVHGNMLHYVKDRFLRQLDFNSSKDVAVMQLRSGSKFPVFSMSYNPAENAVLLCTRASNLENSTYDLYTIPKDADSQNPDAPEGKRSSGLTAVWVARNRFAVLDRMHSLLIKNLKNEITKKVQVPNCDEIFYAGTGNLLLRDAESITLFDVQQKRTLASVKISKVKYVIWSADMSHVALLAKHEHSCPMPLTAIVICNRKLEALCNIHENIRVKSGAWDESGVFIYTTSNHIKYAVTTGDYGIIRTLDLPIYVTRVKGNNVYCLDRECRPRVLTIDPTEFKFKLALINRKYDEVLHMVRNAKLVGQSIIAYLQKKGYPEVALHFVKDEKTRFSLALECGNIEIALEAAKALDDKNCWEKLGEVALLQGNHQIVEMCYQRTKNFDKLSFLYLITGNLEKLRKMMKIAEIRKDMSGHYQNALYLGDVSERVRILKNCGQKSLAYLTAATHGLDEEAESLKETFDPEKETIPDIDPNAKLLQPPAPIMPLDTNWPLLTVSKGFFEGSIASKGKGGALAADIDIDTVGTEGWGEDAELQLDEDGFVEATEGLGDDALGKGQEEGGGWDVEEDLELPPELDIPPGAAGGAEDGFFVPPTKGTSPTQIWCNNSQLPVDHILAGSFETAMRLLHDQVGVTQFGPYKQLFLQTYARGRTTYQALPCLPSMYGYPNRNWKDAGLKNGVPAVGLKLNDLIQRLQLCYQLTTVGKFEEAVEKFRSILLSVPLLVVDNKQEIAEAQQLITICREYIVGLSMETERKKLPKETLEQQKRICEMAAYFTHSNLQPVHMILVLRTALNLFFKLKNFRTAAAFARRLLELGPKPEVAQQTRKILSACEKNPTDAYQLNYDMHNPFDICAASYRPIYRGKPVEKCPLSGACYSPEFKGQICKVTTVTEIGKDVIGLRISPLQFR